The genomic interval TAGACTTTAAATCCGAAGACGAAAGTTGGGTTAAACTTATATAAGGCCACTTTATATAAAAATCAAGCCTAGTAAGGACTCTGAATACTATAGCACATAGACCAGCTTTTAATATTCTTCCTTACTTATATCTATTTAATGTTTCTTTTGGAATATGACAATAATCATTTGGACATCTAGCTAACCTATCTTGATGTTCTTCTGCACTTCTCACATAGTTTGTAAGAGGTAATACTTCAATAACTATGAGGTCATAATCATTTCTCTCACCAAGAAATGCCTTCGCCTCTTTTAAGTGTTTTGGCTTTTCGCTATATACTCCTGTCCTGTATTTCTCGCCAACATCCCTTCCTTGTTTATTCAAGCTGTATGGATCAATAATTTCAAATAAGTATCCCATTAATTCCCTGATTGATACAACCGTCGGATCAAATCCTGTTTTGACACATTCGGCGTACCCATCATAATCACCCTCAAGTGTATGGCTTGTTCCATTAGCTCTTCCCGCTTCTGTAAACTTAACTCCAGGTAAAGTTTTTATAAAAGCTTGTACTCCCCATAAACATCCACCTGCAAAATAAACTATTTCCATATTATTCTCTCCCTTTATACAGCAAATGGCCCAACAATCCAAGAATGGATCGCAGTTCTTATTCCAGTTTCGCGCCTGATAGCGGGATTGTAGAAAGTACTTCTTTTCTATAAATCATCTTGCACAAACCCTAATTCATTGCCGTCTATATCTAGTATGGTAAATTTTCTACTTCCATAAGGCGTGGAAAACAATTCCTCTACTATGTCTGCTTTACCTTTAAATTTTTGCCAAAGTGTGTCAACGTCATCGACATAAAAGTTAAAGCGTCCAGGAGATGGATAATTTTCATGTTCCATCAACCCAAACATCGCTCCTCCTTCATGTTCAAAATGTACGTAATTAGGTTGTTCAGGAGGCCATGAAGCTGCAACCGTATACCCTAACACTTCTTCATACCACTTTACTGCTTTTTCAAGATCCCTAACATTTGCTCTAACATCTTTAACCTTGTTTTCATTTACAATCAATCCCCTCATTCACATTTCATACCATGGGATTTTAGGTCTCGATCTTGGATAACCGAATTTTTGACGGTACGCTTTTCTATACTCGGTGAAGTCAAACCACTGCTTGTCACTGACCGAGTGATTAGCATGATGAATAACACATATGATTTGATCCTCCACACAAGGGGCAGTTCTGCATCCAAGTGTAGCCTCCAATTTTCCGTTTGTGTTAAAGGTAGCCTGGGATTTTTATAGCCATTCAATTCAACCCACCTCTCTTATAATGGAATTTTACACACTAAAATAATTCTATGTTGCTTACTAAAAGTCCTGCTTGTTCAAAAACTAACCCTAACATGATGTAAGAGCGCAATTCTTATTACAGAATTGCGCTCTATTATTGAGGATTTGAGTTATCCCTTTTTCTTTTTATAATATCAACAACGATATGGAATGCCAAAGCTAAGCCAAACGAAAAGAATAACAATCAAAGTGTTTACTATTATGCTCCAAAAACCATAAGTCGGTAAGTAAGAAACTAACAACGACATAGGGACTATAAATATCAGATCTAGCCATCTCATTCTATTAAGTACTTATTTTAAGTCATTCAAACGAATACCTAGCTTTTTTGGCAACGTGGCGCCAGGCATTATGCTTATTTAATAACCAAAACTTGCCCGATTCAGACAATTTAAACAACTGCGTCCTTACATGGAATAAGCACATTTGATGAATTTATATACCATATCTATGATAATCTCTAAAATATGTTTTGTTATCCTTACCTAATTCGAATCAAATGCTTCCCGATAAAATTCTCTTAACTCAGTTCCATTATCCGGCCATTCAGGTGGCAGTTTGTTAACCATCATACCCAATGCATCAAGACAGCGATGCCATCCTGCAGCTGTTGCTGACGCCCAAGACCAGTCATCAAACGTATGCTCAAATGTCATTCGACATCCATCAGAGGTGTTTTGCAATTCGATTCGCAGCAAATCATCAACTTCACGAAAAGCAAAAACCACAGGTGGCTGGAATGCAGTAATCACTCCTTCATACTTTGTTCCTTCTCCATCTGTTGGGTCCTGTCTGGCTTCCAATAATGAGCGTGCTCCCGGGTTTGTTTGTGGGATTTTTGTTAAAAAGGATACTTACAAAGAAGCTGACCTTATGATCAGCTTTTTTCTTATTCAAATTACCTTTAATGCCTTATTACTTTATTCCATTAAATGGCCCGACTGATGAACAAATTTATTCCGGAACAGCGCCCGATTACTGAATTTTACCTTAGTATAAGTTAAAGATTAAATCTTTGTCTTTTTTAAAAAAACTCCTTAACCCAAATACAATAAGCATCCCTATGAACCCTGCTATACCAAAGCAAATAATGGACTGCCAATCCATTGCCTCGTTATGCCATAGACTTTTAAAGAACTCGAATCAAGTTATTCCAATAAACCATCCAAGAGCCAGTTTCATTAAATGTGAAAATTGCAAAATTATCATCCTCCAGTTGCTTTCCGTCAAAAAGTAAATTCTTACTCCATTAAATGGCCCTTTAACTTGATACCAATTATTTCAAATTCCAAGAATTAACTCAATCCTTTTTTCTATAAAAAATGGCACTTACCTTATTCGCGATAAGCTGTGAGCGTCAAGTGAAATTGAACACTTTTTGCTAATTAATTTTGAACACTTTTATCCTGTTCATTTTCTTCGCCAAAAATGGATTTTCTGTATTTCATTCGGTAACTTTCCCCATCCATTTGGATTACCTCCGCGCGATGTAAAATACGATCGAGGATGGCCGTGGTAGTGGCCGGATCCCCAAGAAGGTCTCCCCAATCTTTCGGCCCCTTATTTGAGGTGAAAATGATGGTAGATTGATCATATAATTCATTAATCAGTTGGAAAAACAGATTCGCCTCCTGTTGATTCATGGCCATATACATTAAGTCATCAATGATAACGAGATCCGACTTAAGGATACGCTTTTTTCTTGTTTGCGATTTGCGAATGACATCTGCTGTTTTAAGAATATGAACCAATTCGCCCATTGGCAGGAACGAAACCTGGTAACCCCGATAAATGGCCTCAATCCCCAGCGCAACACCCAGAAAGGTTTTCCCTACGCCGGGTGGCCCCAACAGAATTAAATTATATAGTTGGTCCAGCCACGTTAGTTCTTTTAGTTGATTCAGCTGTTTTTGACTCA from Lentibacillus cibarius carries:
- a CDS encoding VOC family protein, with the protein product MIVNENKVKDVRANVRDLEKAVKWYEEVLGYTVAASWPPEQPNYVHFEHEGGAMFGLMEHENYPSPGRFNFYVDDVDTLWQKFKGKADIVEELFSTPYGSRKFTILDIDGNELGFVQDDL
- a CDS encoding DUF6007 family protein; its protein translation is MRWLDLIFIVPMSLLVSYLPTYGFWSIIVNTLIVILFVWLSFGIPYRC
- a CDS encoding helix-hairpin-helix domain-containing protein, with amino-acid sequence MEATLGCRTAPCVEDQIICVIHHANHSVSDKQWFDFTEYRKAYRQKFGYPRSRPKIPWYEM
- the istB gene encoding IS21-like element helper ATPase IstB, encoding MTSTGHLEQQLRTLRLSETAQQLPEMITEAEKQDASYQEFLARLLNYEQKRREEKRIERNMKWAAFPFHKTLEEFDVHEQTALSQKQLNQLKELTWLDQLYNLILLGPPGVGKTFLGVALGIEAIYRGYQVSFLPMGELVHILKTADVIRKSQTRKKRILKSDLVIIDDLMYMAMNQQEANLFFQLINELYDQSTIIFTSNKGPKDWGDLLGDPATTTAILDRILHRAEVIQMDGESYRMKYRKSIFGEENEQDKSVQN
- a CDS encoding SRPBCC domain-containing protein, with the translated sequence MEARQDPTDGEGTKYEGVITAFQPPVVFAFREVDDLLRIELQNTSDGCRMTFEHTFDDWSWASATAAGWHRCLDALGMMVNKLPPEWPDNGTELREFYREAFDSN
- a CDS encoding peptide-methionine (S)-S-oxide reductase, whose protein sequence is MEIVYFAGGCLWGVQAFIKTLPGVKFTEAGRANGTSHTLEGDYDGYAECVKTGFDPTVVSIRELMGYLFEIIDPYSLNKQGRDVGEKYRTGVYSEKPKHLKEAKAFLGERNDYDLIVIEVLPLTNYVRSAEEHQDRLARCPNDYCHIPKETLNRYK